DNA sequence from the Siniperca chuatsi isolate FFG_IHB_CAS linkage group LG3, ASM2008510v1, whole genome shotgun sequence genome:
TCAGCCACTAGGCTGGTAATGCAAAGTCTGATGTATATTCATGATGTTGAAAGAGTTTTAAGAGCCAATTTTAGTTATAAGAGGtatctttcttttcattcagaTATGAAGTTTGGCAGAGAACCAGTGTGTGAGCTGAGAAACTGGGCAACCCTTTGTGTGTTGTTGGTGGTGGCACTCCTATTGTATCATGCCCCATTTCTACTACTCTGGTGGCCTCAGAAACCTGCTGAGGTGGGATGACAGTTCTGTCTTTTAAATGCACCAGAAACATGCACAGTTTACCTGTTATTTGTGTCAGGAAGAGCAGAAAAATGATCACAATTAGAATTCTTTCCAGCCAATTTACACTGAATATTATAAACTTTCTGTAATTGTTGATTTTGCTCactgtactgtagctgttttttttctgtcactgcagAAAACTAAGACTGGTAGTTTACCTCTGGATATGGCGACAGATTCCGTTGATGACATGTATGATGGATGTCGATCTGAAGCAGCCTCCACGATCGACCTCTTTGGCGTGTTTGAGTGGCACTACAACAGAAACTTCAGTCTTGCCTGGGCTTCAGCTGAAAGAAATGCAAAGAAACCTGTGCACAAGCACCTGAAAGAAGAACATGCTATAgtcatgtacatgtacacaaaagtgaaaaatgtccgaCAAGATTTCAACAAAGCAGTGAAAACAGGCAAACACAAGTACAGCACGTACGGATTTAAGTTCCACTACTTCCACTTCTACCTGACTGAAGCCATTCAAGTTCTGCGTCACTATCAGACATCATGCAGAACCACCTATCATAGGACACTGGAAGAGTTTAACCACAATGTCATCAACACAAACATGCGTTTTGGTGCATTCACCTGGGTAGCTTCAAGCAAGCagtcatttgattttaatgGCAATGTGTCTTGTTTTGAGATCTACTCATGCTTTGGTGCTGATATAACATATTACTCTGCTACAAACCAAATGGGACAAGAGCTGATTCCTCCCTATGAGGTCTTCAAAGTCTCCGATGTCCTGACAAATGACCCATGGTGCAGTGTGGTCTACAAGCTACAGAGCACCCAAATATCAAGGAGAGatttaaattgtaaattgaatcaaaggcaaataaaaacatattttggagTTGTTTCAACACACTGGCATGCAAGCAGTGTTGGGATGATGTTAGCATGCATAATGCTGTTAATTGTAATTTCTTTAGTCCTCATAAAACGCAGGCAGAAGTGTTTTGTGGCTGCAGTGCTGAGTGCTCTGCTGGTGCTGATGATTATTCTGGTGATGTTAAGAGTTAAGTGATGTGCTAATGGGACACTTTATCTTGTTGCAAATtcataaattatgtttttgaaagttgcgaggaaataaaaatgttaccaTTGTTAGCATTGTTAGTTTTCAGAGGCCATACTGTGCACAATTAATACCAAACAACtcacaaattttattttgttgattattGACATCAAAATGAGGTACCTTTGCTGAAAGCAACTCATATTTAGTGGTTACTTAACGGTACCAGTAGGAGTACATAAAAATCTCAACTAAAAGATTTTTGAACAATCTTTGCTGGATTGCTGGATTAAATTTACAGCTCAACAAATTTCAAAGAGACACAAGTTGGCTGTTCACACTTTAAAACTATGTTTTTTATTGGTACAGTTTCAATCAAGACTGGAGAGACATTTCTGACAAAAAAAGTCGTAAAAACAGGTCATTTAATGGGATTCTTTAACACAGTTTCTCATGTATTGCCTGGGCAAATGGTCTATATGGTATAAAAAGTAGCCtatcattttaatatgtatACACTAACTACCCCACTGTAAGCATTGTGATATGGTCGTTTATCCTCTGGCAATAATGTATCAGTGTTATTCAcgcttttaaaacaaaatgtcattaatgAACATATATAATATCTTGTactatttgttcatttttgtggACCACAAGAGTAGTTCTGTTAACACATCATGTCTTACTCTGCCTGTGTACTGTACAGCATGTAAAGACCTGTTGTCTCTCACCACATATTGgactacaaataaaaaaaagctaaaaaaactGATTATGCTCATGTTGGAAAACATTTACACCATTTTCAGATGCAAAAGGATAAAGGACACTGATACAGTAGGTTTATCAAAGGTCACTTTGTGTCTAAACAAATGACCCTGCATGTAAACTGATTATTTCATTGAAATGGACTTGAATGTTTGTGAGTCATACATTTCCTAAAAACACCTGTTTCTGCAATGATAAtttgaaaattactttttgaaCGCTCTTAAGGTATTCTTGTCTCAGGCTATGGTCTTAGGTACTGCATAATTCCCAGATACACAGACCCATATAATTAATTACAATCAAAGAGGAATGACTTGACTGAGTAGTCCTCATGAAGGTCCCACCTGTGATTGAAATGGCCTGCAGCTGGTGAAAGACAAGCAGGAGTTCAGCTTAACAGATGACTGGCAAATCACCAAAGTAGCACTACACCATGTGAGCACTGAACTGTGGTAAGTGAATAAAAGTCTTAATTTCTCCCCTGTTTGATCTAGattcaaaacaaatattaagGAGTCCACCTCCATTTCAATCCATCCAAACAttgttttacatcattattttttatgttttagaaaTTACTCAGTAAGGTTAGAGGTAGCCAGCAGATTCAAATAAGATTAGAGTGTTTATTGAAAGAggtgttttttgtgtgcagGTTTCTATGCTGGTGGAAGATGGCAATGATGGTAGTTTGGGCAGTAGTGCTAATGACATATGGAGCATCTATAGGAATTGCAAAGGTAGTGTTTAAGCTGTGTGGCGGCTTGCTGAAGTGTGACTACTGTGTACTGTAGGTAAGATTATCAGATATGTTTTTGCTCATTGTTTCTATTATTATTCAGAACTCTGTGGCACCTGGATTACAAGGTCAAGTTTCACTGGATTTGGCTCCAGACTCTGTTGATGACATGTACACTGGCTGCAAAGACAAGATGGAGTACAGAGTGAAGAAGGAGTACCTAgtgaatgagaaaaacaaagacacaaatttCACCCTGGCCTGGGGCGAAGCAGAAAAATACTACAACAAAAAATGGAGGCCTAAAAAGGGAAAGCGACCTTCCACTTCCCTGGGGAAAGAACAGATCATGGCTGTTTATGTGTATACCCTCGACAAACCAAACATCTATCGTGATTTCAATAATGCAGTTCGAACCCAGAAATATAAGTACAAGACCACATTCAGCTATCACACACTTCACTTTTTCCTGACTGACGCCCTTCAAACTCTCAACGCTCGCAAACCTGAAGCAGAGAGATGTCTCACTGGCTACCGTAGAGTTGACCGCTACTTTAGCCAAGATGTTCTCAACAAGGAGATTCGCTTTGGCTCTTTTACCTCCAGTTCAATGGGTTGGTACCCCAACGCTAAAAGATTTGGAGACAAGTCGTGCTTTGAGATGATCACATGCTCTGGAGCAGACATCTCGCTGTACTCGAAGCTtggagagtcagagagagaagtgCTGATTCCTCCTTATGAGGTCTTTAAAGTCACAAATATCGCAAAGAGATCTGACCAGAATAAACTTCCATGTGAGGTGGTCTATAAAGTGAAAAGCACAAGAAATACTCTGTCCAAAACGAATTGTACGCTATTCTGAAATAAGCAGTCTCTCACATTTAACATATATttgatgtaaacaaaacatgcaaaataatatATTGGGCTGCACCAGGTTAGTGatttcacattattttgaaaatgcatttgGATTTATAGATTTAAATAAAGGCATGACATCATTTTGACTATTCTCTTAAAATACACATAGGAAATGCcagtattttcatatttgacTAAAACTTGAAACGCCAAATAGTCAGAAATGGAAAGGTTGgggaaatgtattaaaatatctAACTATTATAATGCAGCTGTGTTCTTTTGTATTATCCATGTCATCTGGGTGCactaaagaaaaacaattgTACTAACATCCTGTCAAAACAGTTGaacttgaaaaaaacaataaaatacccTTGTCTTAAACAaattgtgaatgtttgtgtaatGCTTTGTATACATATTTTCCTGCGTGCATAATTCATAGACATGCAAACTtgtaaaatgaatgtaaatgacaATGTTACTGTAACATAAAGTAAACTGACCTGTATGTGTATAGCTCCCACCTATGACTAGAAAGGCCTGAAGCTTGTGACAGACTAGACATGAGCCAACCTTGGGGGTTGCATGAGCTCATGTATGTATCACACAAGTCACCATTATTAGTGTGTGAAATGTAAACTGTTGTATACAGGTAGCCTTTATTTCTTCACTTAtcactctgtgtttgtttgatcagATACCAAACCTGATCATAGAAAGTGTGGGAGGTAGTAAACCTGTTTTCTGATTTGGGAAGGGAGGTGACAGGAAATATCAAAGGAAGCAAGTGAAAATGTTACGAGTCTCCAGTAACCTGCTGATCCCTTCTATTTGCATTATTAAGCACTGTTAGAGGTCAACAGAATCAAACATGTTCACTGACAATCAAATGAGCATCAAAGTCAGCATCAATTAACTTGTCATTTTATAGTTATTTGATGCTTTCTTCCTGATTGTCTGACTTTTGGGAACCCAGAATTCTACAGGACCAAATTCAGTTATCAAACGCCTCACTTTTTCCTGACTCATGAAGTTCaaacttaatatttttttatttgtgcaagacaaaagacagaacaTTAATATGCAAAAGTGGGTGCAATGTGTATTGTATAAAATTCAGACTTTCAACACTtgcaaaaaacatcaaacagaaaGATGTCTCACTGCACATGTACTTTAGTCAAGCTGTTAAACAAGAGCAGACTTTTTGGCTCTCTTACTGCCAGCTTAATGTGTTGCTACCCCAGCGCTGGCAGATTGGCTTTGAATCGTCACATGGTCTGAAGTTGATGTCTAGTTCTACTCAAAGCTTGCAGAGTTGTGAAGATAAGCCCTTACATTCAGTTTATGGTTATGTTTGTCTTGCAAAACTGTGTCTTCCTTATTATATGACACCAATGAGCTGTCTTACTCTATCTTACACCCAATGTTTAACTTCCTTAACTGTTTAATATATAAGTGTGTTGTACCCTCTCAGTCAGTGAAGACTGCAGAGACAGACTATGCTGTCTCATTGAAGGGTGTTTCTCCTCTAGACCACACCAGAGGTGAACTTATTTAACAACAGCGTCTCCAGGTTTCTACTTTGGTGGAGGATGGCAGTTTGGGCAGCAGTGCTAATCACTTATGGAGTCTTTACAGGAATTGCAGTGGTACTGTATATTCTGGATGATGGCTTTTTTAAGTGTAActgctgtgcactgacatgTGTAAGTAAGATGACCACAAACCAAGATAATTTGTTCTTATAATGTCTATTATTTCTTTAAAGGACTCCACTACACCTGGGTCAAATGGTGTCCTTCCACTGGATATGGCTCTAGACTCTGTTGATGACATGTACACTGGCTGCAAAGATGAAATGAAGTCCAAGGTGCAAGAAGAATACCTGcagaatgagaaaaacaaagacacaaatttCACCCAGGCCTAGAGCAAAGGAGAAGACAAATACAATAGCCTGAACCATTCTGACAACTTGGGGAAAGAACAGATCATGGCTGTTTATGTGTATACCCTCGACAAACCAAACATCTATCATGATTTCAATGATGCAGTTCGAACCCAGAAATGTAATTACAAAACCACATTCAGCTATCACACACTTCACTTTTTCCTGACTGACGCCCTTCAAACTCTCAACACTCGCAAACCTGAAGCAGAGAGATGTCTCACTGGCTACCGTAGAGTCGACCGCTACTTTAGCCAAGATGTTCTCAACAAAGAGATTTGCTTTGGCAATTTTACCTCCAGTTCAATGGGTTGGTACTTCAGCGCTGAAAGATTTGGAAACAAGTCATGCTTTGAGATTATCACATGCTCTGGAGCAAACATCAGTGAGTACTCTGAGTTTaaggaagaaaaggaagtgCTGATTCCTCCTTATGAGGTCTTTAAAGTCACAAATATCACAAAGAGCTCTAACCAGAATAAACTTCCATGTGAGGTGGTCTATAAAGTGGAAAGCACAAGAAAAACTCTGTCCTATACAAATTGTTATCTTACAGGGGCAGAGGAGCCCCTTAATGTCCACAGTGCCCTGTTGTCAAggcttgtttatgtttttgggtaattattattttttctttgtgaaagCCTGCCCCTGGCCCTTATcaacaattaataataatcatttagAGTTGTGGCTGTCATGGGCGAATTGTATTTCTTTCCACCGTTTTAAAGGAAATATAATTTTACTCTCAAGTAGCGTTAATGCTAGCTGGCCGCTAATTTAGTTAATCCCACTTGATGGCGACTATTTACTGGCGTTTACCAACCCGTTGGTGCTTTAGATGTAGGTGAGTAGTTTCACTTTAACTAACTTGTTTATATCTGtgcaatttaaacatttaataagttTTCTGCCTTGTGCAAAGCAGATAGTTACACAATAGtcaaacaatgtaaacataaatacattatttcaaTATTGATTAGGCTACTGTATTTATGTAATTATAGCATCCGGAATAATAATTAAAGACAAATTCTGGATCAGCACGAGGGAGCAAACTTGTGGCATAGTAGatttctggaaaaaaatgtatgtgtgtgtgtgtgtgtgtgtgtgtggtggcgcACCGTGCTCTGTATCTCTCTATTTTCCTGCTCTTTTGTCCTTTGACAATCACATGCCTGAGAATTAGCGTTACACAAAGTCATACCTTCAAATCAGTTATGCAACATAAGTTTGATAGTGGTCCTCCTGACTGCAGTGGTTCTGGTAAATAGTTAGGCAATTGTAGGCAATAGTTCTCCAGTTGTTTTTCTAGTTTGGAGGACAGAATAATATCCTTTGTGATCAAATGCATTCAATAGCTTTGCTCTCTATCTGTTCCCTTATAATTGGTCCATACATTTTGGCATCTTAATAGAGGACAGCCctatatttgacaaaaatagGCCTATAATTAAAAGCATGCAATATCAAACATATTTGTTAAAGCTAGAATTCTGATCCAGAGCTACTTAAGTTCGATTATTATGTAATTAATAGTTAACTTTGCAATTGTCCCCTGATTTCATCGGGTGGGGGACAATAAGATTCCATGTTACATTCTGTTTGAATATATATTAAACAACAGGTTATGCTGTAAATTATGTTGGTGTATGGTGTTTTAAAATCTTGTTCCATGTACCCCTTTTTAACTTTGAGCACCTGACCCTGTAAAGTTCTCTGCACGGCCCTGAAGTAAGCAGTATCACGTTTttcatacaattaaaaaaacacgtaaaatataattttaggaTACACCATATTAAGTATTACAAATGATCTTTAATCAAAATTCATTTGAATCTGGATTTCTTTGttaaacacacaggaaacaccaCCATTTGAATAACTTGACAACATCAAATTGAATTTAAAGGTTGAATGACCAGAGGTGTAGAGGTTTATTAAGTGTTACAGAAATGACCAACTagataaatgaaaattaataattaaaactgtGTAATTGTTATAATGGATCTGTATTCTTTAGGTCATTACATCACTTCTCAGCCAAAAATAGAGAGAGTGCAATTTAACAAAAGCTGAACATGTCATTTGAAGAGTATCAGCTGTGGGTTGTTCCAAATAACCACACCCTGTAGGTGCATTAGAAATAGTAAATGGCTTTAAACAGCTTTTAAGAGTCTGATGACGCATATGAGAAACACGTTGCCTGCTTTTTTACTTgcccaaaatgtttaaatgaataTCAAGAATCTTTAAGTTGATCATTGCATTAAGTTGTATTGCTCAAGTCATCTATATTGAAATTAGATACATAGTCTCTCCTTCAATGTTattatatcaaaataaataccTTTGTACAAATTGTGAGtgtttgtcaaatgtttttatagtttcagtttaattcatTTACTAAAATACCTCAGTGTCCTCTCACTGCCcaacaggcaaaatccaaatGGGAAAAGCTCTGAGTTGATCAAAAACTGAGTCCTTCAATTATGACCGTGCGCTCACAGCAATTAAGCTTTAGAGCAGTAGCACGTGAGGCGGacttgttttcagaatcagaatcagaaatactttattgatccctgaggggaaactcttttgttacagcagctcactatcatgtcagtgcacacaggaatagaagtactaagcaaaaatataatacactataatacaggtcaggaaataaattaagtaccaagtgggtataagtataaaataagtgtgaagtacaaagtgggtttaccggttgatgataataatatggtatacagtaatagtgcatgtactgtcaagttaagtgtagcttattaagattataatataaaaacagtaatagaggtatgaataaatattaatatcaataagtaggaaattttaaactgaaaagagtatatatatatatatatatatatataaaaccttgtccttcaccctccgcgggtggtctcatccttcgagctcgggtcctctaccagaggcctgggagcttaaggttctgcgcagtatctttgctgttcctagtactgcactcttctggaccgagatgtctggtgttcttccagggatctgctgtagccactcctccagtttgggggtcactgccccgagtgctccgatgaccacgggcaccactgttgccttcaccttccaggtcttctccagctcttctctgagcccttggtacttctctagtttctcgtgttcctttttcctgatgttgccatcacttggtattgccacgtcaaccacaacggctttcctctgctgtttgtccaccaccacgatgtcaggctggttcgccattaccattctgtcagtctgaatctggaagtcccacaggatcttggctcggtcattctctaccacctttggaggtgtttcccactttgacctcggggtttccagtccatactcagtgcagatgttcctgtacactatatatatatatatatatatatttgtgtgtggtttgtggGTTTTGTCTCTCAGGCAACATACTCACATCCTTATGCTTTAGGTGGCAATTGCTGGGGCTGTAAGCTGCCTGTGAAGAAGATACTGCAGATACTATACATAtagggcacactacttcctgcattggcacttaATCTTGGCATTAGACGAATTGAGAAACTTggtaaagagtacggtctagacctgctctataggaaaagtgcaatgagataacttctgttatgatttggctctataaataattttttattgaaCTTGAATTGATGTGGAATTATCATTGAATCTATGATTAAGAGGCAAAAAGTGTGATGTTGGTGGTCCAGCTTTCTTTGGGACACAGTTTGCAGTTCAGCTTTATTTCCTCCCGCCATTTGTACGgtctaattaattaataattatctTACTTTATTTGAGGATTGGCAAGTAGCTACATCTACAAACGGTAACATTGTATGAAAACTAAATGATGGAGTAAGAACACATTGTTCAAAGACAATGGATCCCGCAGGAtaaatttgaaaacaaacacttttattAAACTAGAAAGCCAGCCTAGAAatagaagagagggaaggagttCTTAGCTGAAATATTTTGATTGGATTTGTCAAATTGTTCTTATTGATTATATCAgtgattgaataaaataaatcaaagggAAGATTAGAGCCTTTATAACCTAATCACCTTCCTACCTTCCATTTACATTACTAAGATTTGGGGAAGTTAACAGAATCAGACATGCTCACTCAAAATCAAATGATTTTTGCAGAAAATCATGAGAATCTTGTTAATACAGAGAATCCTTTTGTAGAGACAAAATGTACGCATAACCAGTAGGCAATTTGAGGGGGGACGagggggggatgccatcccccttgttaacgaaatgaccaaaatccttcccccttgttaacctgctcaaaagatgctctgtgctttgtcttgtAGTGGCTTCACATTGTCGCTTTTAATAATCTctgaacatatgagacatactggttttgaactgcctgtgggaagactgaacatgtaagagtcaatccattcttgattaaaagctttccgctgtctacttttctctttttagagcacgccatgtgaaattatttctccggCTCGTCTCATCTCTActctcattgtgtgtgtgtgtgtgtgtgtgtagcctacctcactcactgactcgggCCGCTAAACCACTGCTGTAAAAGCTAGAAAAGCTGCACtagttaaaatagaaacacctcGCCCTGCAGCGGGTGTGGGGGCTCTGTCTCTGCTACGCTATCTACACCACATGTGTGACTTCTGTTCATTATAGCAACTGCTTAGGCTACTGTAAAAGTGTACTATACTCTCTCAGTCACAGAATAATTATAACTTCATTTACATACCACTTTTAGAGCACAGCATTTTGCAGCATAAAAGTAAACCAAGAAAACACAGAttgttcaattaaatttggaaAAAGGCACGAGATAAAAATGATTCTGGACAGGGGACACTGACCTGAGACCTCAACTGTAAATGCATATGCGCTACACTGGTGTTgacagtatttttacacaggACTACCAGCCCAAATCCCAAATAAATCTGACAGTTTGTTAAGACTTAAGACTTGACATTATTCATGTTGATtctaaacatacagtaagtaacATCACTTTGCAggataaaatactgtacatttgacttgttttttccaaacaaaaGGAATATATAAAGAATTTGTTCATGCACAGACCATATAACATAGAAATGGGATACACCAGATTACTGTGGgttgtgaggacatttctgtTCAAcccagcatacacacacattcgaacaaaaatgttttcttgttaaCATGTTTCTCTAACTGTAGAAAGTAAAGAGATGCAGTGAGACctcctgtttaaataaaaaataaataaaatcataaataacCCCCTGGGGTCGCCGCGTTTACTCGATGTTTCTCCGCGATAATTCAACACAGAAATATAATTGGTGGATTCGTGTGTCCGTCTGCATTGGCTGAAACAAACCAATGGACACTCAGGAAATCACTAAGGACCCGTCCGTCACCTTTAACTGCAGAAAAACAGTGCAGTTTGCAATGAGTTgacatggagaggaaagagaaagtccGCGAAAAAACACgtagaagaaaaagaaaaagaagaagtttTTGCAGCGATTTTGGAGAGCAGCGACGAGGATGAGGCAGGAGTTTCAGAGCCTGAAGGGTTTGATTCCGACAATGAAGAGGAATACCAAAATAATAGGGATCCATTTGAAGATGGGTaagtgtatttgttttacaaaaacCTTGTTTGCAATATTACAAAAAGTGAGCTTCACTTACAAATAGAATAgatcagaggttttcaaagtctgagacGCTGGACCCCccccagaaaaagaaaaaagcgtCATCTCACCCCCACTTATTTTACTTGCCTAGTTTTGCGCAATTCTTGGATCATGATTATGTTATATGATACTATAGACACTCAACAACTTCATAACTTCAGActacaccaaatacataaaaaatgtctgCCTTAAGGTATGTATTAGTTGCTGACTCTGGGTGGtgggaaaaacagtaaaattcccCAAAACTAACGTACTGTATCTCTGAACTATCTCTTtatccaaatcacacacatttagactATTCAATGTGACCAtttgataactaatgtaatatgtTTTCACTTCTATTCACACTTTGAAAACATGCTTTGGCCATTGACTATTTTATCATACTGTTACAGTTGAGactttcatatattttgtatttatttatgtttgtgattttatacTTAATGTGAAATTGCTGGTAAATCTCTGTAGCGTTTTGAAATGGAAGAGAGAGTATCCCCACCCCCACATCTCATTCAGGTGTGATTTGCTGCTGTATGGGTTGGACAGGACAGGTAGCACATATGATAAATTGGAATAGATACAGAGAAGATAAGCTGACAGGACCGAGGAGAAGCAGTCAGAgcctcacacctcctccacattcCTCTTAGGTGTAAACTGATGTGTGTGGGGGATcgggaggaagaaaagagaaagggtTGAGGAGTTTTTTTCAATGAACTTAGTAGTAGTGAATGTCctaaatagtttgtttgttttttttcagagagGATTCACCGCTGCCAGGACCCAGTGAACCACAGGCAGCATCACCTCTTCCTGCCACCAGGTCACCATCAGCCCCTCCACCACAGCCATCATCAACAGCCCGGCCAGCCAAGATGTCCCGTGCCCCCCGAGCAGAAGCGCCTCCCCCACAGCCACCAGCATCCCATGTACCATCGCCCCCGCCTACACAGCAGCCAGCTCCGCTGTCttggaagacagacaaagacctgGTCACCGCTCCCCCTGTCTCCAGGTTTCAACCACCTTGGACACCTGGGCCACAGCTCACCTCCACCTCTACATATACACCCCTCGACCcgttttttctttcctgtacaAACTGTACGCTGTGTCAAATCACAAAGAAGCAGGCTGCTAAACAAATAGCACagggaaaaaaagtacaaatggACAGACTTGAACACGGGGGATTTTAACAAGTACATTGGGCTGCTTCTGTACA
Encoded proteins:
- the LOC122873765 gene encoding ecto-ADP-ribosyltransferase 5-like isoform X1, whose product is MAMMVVWAVVLMTYGASIGIAKNSVAPGLQGQVSLDLAPDSVDDMYTGCKDKMEYRVKKEYLVNEKNKDTNFTLAWGEAEKYYNKKWRPKKGKRPSTSLGKEQIMAVYVYTLDKPNIYRDFNNAVRTQKYKYKTTFSYHTLHFFLTDALQTLNARKPEAERCLTGYRRVDRYFSQDVLNKEIRFGSFTSSSMGWYPNAKRFGDKSCFEMITCSGADISLYSKLGESEREVLIPPYEVFKVTNIAKRSDQNKLPCEVVYKVKSTRNTLSKTNCTLF
- the LOC122873765 gene encoding ecto-ADP-ribosyltransferase 5-like isoform X2, translating into MYTGCKDKMEYRVKKEYLVNEKNKDTNFTLAWGEAEKYYNKKWRPKKGKRPSTSLGKEQIMAVYVYTLDKPNIYRDFNNAVRTQKYKYKTTFSYHTLHFFLTDALQTLNARKPEAERCLTGYRRVDRYFSQDVLNKEIRFGSFTSSSMGWYPNAKRFGDKSCFEMITCSGADISLYSKLGESEREVLIPPYEVFKVTNIAKRSDQNKLPCEVVYKVKSTRNTLSKTNCTLF